One Melanotaenia boesemani isolate fMelBoe1 chromosome 8, fMelBoe1.pri, whole genome shotgun sequence DNA segment encodes these proteins:
- the LOC121644662 gene encoding espin-like protein isoform X1, with protein MALLIPAICVCPQQPVKEVLPLPRHPTSIPVTSSSMILATTSKKQSTSSIQHVQVASSVVTSLNHLRPPERDLTPMSHIKAIRSLRHAGLTAVFTGQTRLDSEEVLEELPIVDVILADIDSLVPTHDERGRPIAEWKRQVMVRQLQVRLQDEEEQRRQDMMNGYVPVDGWKYSQTHNAVLGPFGELLTEEDLVYLQQQIESVSLQKRCQAYELELTRLTEELRAILPDPIVNISLNKEVLQQMDSEDQMRLALPVWCSRVSEIVRSMSLLVANLTQASEKEGEWRMVEGMVEGMKGLQEIRDATGIDLDQGLMQQGQEITQKPTETSSGCRIPHIGMASAFSHRLESNSYSRARRERVEREIQESGVSVRNLRSNFESQIGGIYPFAGVIQGRQGLMSQYEDGPSEVNSHNVNTGISHDASKKCAPVLETTSLRKERIVVLFLSHWKKSAYAISVRAARQRQGQLAATGRVATAQSQQKITSLFQFCQQRGAVDKMLNSWMNKLELRDAQKSCLSTSSVLSQNSHPQVTYSPEQFLPDVDGVAMTHDSLTLDLFMLGYFHILEQELSPEERKMRHLLCFEVFDHVGCFPWEKVRDFHKAVLQEIKSGRRQWSDGFEDLKASFFGESRPCCCPLSPSSLSPLPGSKSVPKVVVQSATPDESGSDTDFSCFSNEEICKYIDRSFAFWKEKEAELFDFEH; from the exons ATGGCATTGCTCATCCCTGCCATATGTGTGTGTCCCCAGCAGCCAGTGAAGGAAGTGCTTCCCTTGCCTCGCCACCCCACCTCCATTCCTGTAACCTCCTCCTCTATGATCCTTGCCACCACCTCAAAGAAACAATCCACAAGCTCCATCCAGCATGTACAGGTGGCTTCCTCAG TGGTGACATCGCTCAATCACCTGAGGCCTCCAGAGAGGGACCTCACACCGATGTCTCACATAAAGGCTATTAGGTCACTGAGGCATGCTGGCCTCACTGCAGTCTTCACTGGGCAAACT CGACTTGACAGCGAGGAAGTGCTGGAGGAGTTACCAATCGTCGATGTGATCCTGGCTGACATTGACTCCCTGGTACCCACTCACGATGAAAGAGGTCGCCCTATAGCAGAATGGAAACGACAGGTGATGGTCCGGCAGCTGCAGGTCAGGCTTcaggatgaggaggagcagaggagacag GATATGATGAATGGCTATGTGCCAGTGGATGGTTGGAAGTATTCCCAGACTCACAATGCTGTTTTGGGGCCCTTTGGTGAGCTCTTAACAGAGGAGGACCTGGTTTATCTCCAGCAGCAGATTGAGTCTGTTTCACTGCAGAAACGCTGCCAGGCCTATGAGCTAGAGCTCACCAGACTGACTGAAGAGCTAAGAGCAATTTTACCTGATCCTATAGTCAACATTTCCCTCAACAAGGAGGTCCTACAACAGATGGACTCTGAGGACCAAATGCGCCTGGCTTTGCCTGTTTGGTGCAGCCGTGTCTCAGAGATTGTTCGGAGTATGTCTCTGCTGGTGGCTAATCTGACTCAAGCATCGGAAAAAGAGGGTGAGTGGAGGATGGTGGAAGGTATGGTGGAGGGAATGAAGGGCTTGCAGGAAATTAGAGATGCTACTGGAATTGATTTAGACCAGGGATTGATGCAACAGGGCCAAGAGATAACACAGAAGCCTACAGAGACATCCAGTGGATGTAGGATACCACACATTGGGATGGCATCTGCCTTCAGCCATCGTTTGGAGAGCAACAGCTACAGCAGAGCAAGAAGGGAGAGGGTGGAGAGGGAGATCCAAGAGTCTGGGGTCTCAGTAAGAAATCTTAGGTCCAACTTTGAGAGTCAGATTGGTGGAATTTATCCCTTTGCTGGTGTTATACAAGGAAGACAAGGATTGATGAGCCAGTATGAAGATGGACCTTCTGAAGTAAACAGCCATAATGTAAATACAGGCATCAGCCATGATGCTTCTAAAAAATGTGCACCTGTTTTGGAGACTACCAGTTTAAGAAAAGAGCGTATAGTTGTGCTGTTTCTGAGCCACTGGAAGAAGTCTGCTTATGCTATTTCAGTGAGGGCAGCAAGGCAAAGACAGGGACAGCTGGCAGCAACAGGGAGAGTGGCAACAGCACAGTCACAACAGAAAATCACCTCCCTGTTTCAGTTCTGCCAACAACGAGGTGCTGTGGACAAAATGCTGAACTCCTGGATGAATAAACTGGAACTCCGAGATGCTCAGAAGTCCTGTTTGTCTACCTCATCTGTCCTCTCACAAAATTCACATCCCCAGGTGACCTACTCCCCAGAGCAATTCCTGCCAGATGTGGATGGTGTTGCAATGACCCATGATAGCTTGACGCTTGACCTCTTTATGCTGGGTTACTTCCACATTTTAGAGCAAGAGCTGTCACCTgaggagaggaagatgagacaTCTCCTCTGTTTTGAAGTTTTTGACCATGTTGGCTGCTTCCCCTGGGAGAAGGTTCGAGATTTCCACAAGGCTGTTCTCCAGGAAATCAAGTCGGGGAGGCGACAGTGGAGTGACGGCTTTGAAGACCTCAAAGCTAGCTTCTTTGGTGAATCAAGACCATGTTGCTGTCCATTATCACCATCGTCGTTATCACCGCTGCCAGGTTCCAAATCTGTGCCTAAGGTTGTTGTTCAAAGTGCCACTCCAGACGAGAGTGGCAGCGACACAGACTTCTCCTGTTTCAGCAACGAAGAAATTTGTAAATACATAGATCGCAGTTTTGCTTTTTGGAAAGAGAAGGAGGCAGAGCTTTTTGACTTTGAACATTAA
- the LOC121644662 gene encoding espin-like protein isoform X2, translated as MENNKPVKEVLPLPRHPTSIPVTSSSMILATTSKKQSTSSIQHVQVASSVVTSLNHLRPPERDLTPMSHIKAIRSLRHAGLTAVFTGQTRLDSEEVLEELPIVDVILADIDSLVPTHDERGRPIAEWKRQVMVRQLQVRLQDEEEQRRQDMMNGYVPVDGWKYSQTHNAVLGPFGELLTEEDLVYLQQQIESVSLQKRCQAYELELTRLTEELRAILPDPIVNISLNKEVLQQMDSEDQMRLALPVWCSRVSEIVRSMSLLVANLTQASEKEGEWRMVEGMVEGMKGLQEIRDATGIDLDQGLMQQGQEITQKPTETSSGCRIPHIGMASAFSHRLESNSYSRARRERVEREIQESGVSVRNLRSNFESQIGGIYPFAGVIQGRQGLMSQYEDGPSEVNSHNVNTGISHDASKKCAPVLETTSLRKERIVVLFLSHWKKSAYAISVRAARQRQGQLAATGRVATAQSQQKITSLFQFCQQRGAVDKMLNSWMNKLELRDAQKSCLSTSSVLSQNSHPQVTYSPEQFLPDVDGVAMTHDSLTLDLFMLGYFHILEQELSPEERKMRHLLCFEVFDHVGCFPWEKVRDFHKAVLQEIKSGRRQWSDGFEDLKASFFGESRPCCCPLSPSSLSPLPGSKSVPKVVVQSATPDESGSDTDFSCFSNEEICKYIDRSFAFWKEKEAELFDFEH; from the exons ATGGAGAACAACAAG CCAGTGAAGGAAGTGCTTCCCTTGCCTCGCCACCCCACCTCCATTCCTGTAACCTCCTCCTCTATGATCCTTGCCACCACCTCAAAGAAACAATCCACAAGCTCCATCCAGCATGTACAGGTGGCTTCCTCAG TGGTGACATCGCTCAATCACCTGAGGCCTCCAGAGAGGGACCTCACACCGATGTCTCACATAAAGGCTATTAGGTCACTGAGGCATGCTGGCCTCACTGCAGTCTTCACTGGGCAAACT CGACTTGACAGCGAGGAAGTGCTGGAGGAGTTACCAATCGTCGATGTGATCCTGGCTGACATTGACTCCCTGGTACCCACTCACGATGAAAGAGGTCGCCCTATAGCAGAATGGAAACGACAGGTGATGGTCCGGCAGCTGCAGGTCAGGCTTcaggatgaggaggagcagaggagacag GATATGATGAATGGCTATGTGCCAGTGGATGGTTGGAAGTATTCCCAGACTCACAATGCTGTTTTGGGGCCCTTTGGTGAGCTCTTAACAGAGGAGGACCTGGTTTATCTCCAGCAGCAGATTGAGTCTGTTTCACTGCAGAAACGCTGCCAGGCCTATGAGCTAGAGCTCACCAGACTGACTGAAGAGCTAAGAGCAATTTTACCTGATCCTATAGTCAACATTTCCCTCAACAAGGAGGTCCTACAACAGATGGACTCTGAGGACCAAATGCGCCTGGCTTTGCCTGTTTGGTGCAGCCGTGTCTCAGAGATTGTTCGGAGTATGTCTCTGCTGGTGGCTAATCTGACTCAAGCATCGGAAAAAGAGGGTGAGTGGAGGATGGTGGAAGGTATGGTGGAGGGAATGAAGGGCTTGCAGGAAATTAGAGATGCTACTGGAATTGATTTAGACCAGGGATTGATGCAACAGGGCCAAGAGATAACACAGAAGCCTACAGAGACATCCAGTGGATGTAGGATACCACACATTGGGATGGCATCTGCCTTCAGCCATCGTTTGGAGAGCAACAGCTACAGCAGAGCAAGAAGGGAGAGGGTGGAGAGGGAGATCCAAGAGTCTGGGGTCTCAGTAAGAAATCTTAGGTCCAACTTTGAGAGTCAGATTGGTGGAATTTATCCCTTTGCTGGTGTTATACAAGGAAGACAAGGATTGATGAGCCAGTATGAAGATGGACCTTCTGAAGTAAACAGCCATAATGTAAATACAGGCATCAGCCATGATGCTTCTAAAAAATGTGCACCTGTTTTGGAGACTACCAGTTTAAGAAAAGAGCGTATAGTTGTGCTGTTTCTGAGCCACTGGAAGAAGTCTGCTTATGCTATTTCAGTGAGGGCAGCAAGGCAAAGACAGGGACAGCTGGCAGCAACAGGGAGAGTGGCAACAGCACAGTCACAACAGAAAATCACCTCCCTGTTTCAGTTCTGCCAACAACGAGGTGCTGTGGACAAAATGCTGAACTCCTGGATGAATAAACTGGAACTCCGAGATGCTCAGAAGTCCTGTTTGTCTACCTCATCTGTCCTCTCACAAAATTCACATCCCCAGGTGACCTACTCCCCAGAGCAATTCCTGCCAGATGTGGATGGTGTTGCAATGACCCATGATAGCTTGACGCTTGACCTCTTTATGCTGGGTTACTTCCACATTTTAGAGCAAGAGCTGTCACCTgaggagaggaagatgagacaTCTCCTCTGTTTTGAAGTTTTTGACCATGTTGGCTGCTTCCCCTGGGAGAAGGTTCGAGATTTCCACAAGGCTGTTCTCCAGGAAATCAAGTCGGGGAGGCGACAGTGGAGTGACGGCTTTGAAGACCTCAAAGCTAGCTTCTTTGGTGAATCAAGACCATGTTGCTGTCCATTATCACCATCGTCGTTATCACCGCTGCCAGGTTCCAAATCTGTGCCTAAGGTTGTTGTTCAAAGTGCCACTCCAGACGAGAGTGGCAGCGACACAGACTTCTCCTGTTTCAGCAACGAAGAAATTTGTAAATACATAGATCGCAGTTTTGCTTTTTGGAAAGAGAAGGAGGCAGAGCTTTTTGACTTTGAACATTAA